One Tumebacillus sp. BK434 genomic window carries:
- a CDS encoding NUDIX hydrolase: MMISFDVGGYRFNHRTAGVLIDEGYVLLHRLANGKYWFLPGGRVELGEDSKTALVREMQEEVGLDVEAGRLLWVVENYFQLDGQPFHEVGFYYELTFDKAHPICQKDIEHHGDELGETLHYKWFRLEDLDDVQLVPAFLKTKLQNIAAYPEHVVFREDAST, translated from the coding sequence ATGATGATTTCGTTTGATGTCGGAGGCTACCGCTTCAATCACCGGACGGCCGGGGTGCTGATCGACGAAGGGTACGTGCTCTTGCACCGCTTGGCAAACGGCAAGTACTGGTTCCTGCCTGGCGGGCGGGTCGAGCTCGGCGAGGACTCGAAGACGGCGCTGGTTCGCGAGATGCAGGAAGAAGTCGGCCTCGACGTGGAGGCGGGACGGCTCCTGTGGGTCGTGGAGAACTATTTTCAACTGGACGGGCAGCCGTTTCACGAAGTCGGCTTCTATTATGAGCTGACGTTCGACAAAGCGCACCCGATCTGCCAAAAGGACATCGAGCACCACGGTGATGAACTCGGCGAGACGCTGCACTACAAGTGGTTCCGCCTTGAGGATCTGGACGATGTACAGCTCGTGCCGGCGTTCCTGAAAACAAAACTGCAAAACATCGCCGCCTATCCGGAGCATGTGGTCTTTCGGGAGGATGCATCCACATGA